From the Leptospira biflexa serovar Patoc strain 'Patoc 1 (Paris)' genome, one window contains:
- a CDS encoding acetyl-CoA carboxylase biotin carboxyl carrier protein subunit — MDFLFETKSKPASVHVNGNTIRVRLDNESFSFQTDQLVEGFKTQDNQLPTVQMKDGSLLKFLKMKNQIFFHWKGETWSAKLTERSYEVAGQTSPEIKSPMPGKVVQISTAAGSEHRIGETLLILEAMKMENAIKAPYPCRVEEIRKVQGELVQQDEVLLILHRIELEKT; from the coding sequence ATGGATTTTTTATTCGAAACAAAATCAAAACCTGCCTCGGTCCACGTGAATGGAAATACCATTCGCGTACGATTGGACAATGAATCCTTTTCTTTTCAAACGGACCAACTTGTTGAGGGATTCAAAACCCAGGACAATCAATTGCCAACCGTACAAATGAAAGACGGGTCCCTCCTAAAATTTTTGAAAATGAAGAACCAGATCTTCTTCCATTGGAAAGGAGAAACATGGAGTGCAAAACTAACGGAAAGATCTTATGAAGTCGCAGGGCAAACCTCGCCCGAAATCAAAAGTCCCATGCCAGGAAAAGTAGTGCAAATCTCTACTGCGGCGGGAAGCGAACATAGAATAGGGGAAACATTGTTAATTTTGGAAGCAATGAAAATGGAAAATGCCATCAAAGCCCCTTATCCCTGCCGCGTGGAAGAGATCCGAAAGGTACAAGGTGAGCTTGTCCAACAAGATGAGGTTCTCCTCATTTTACACAGAATCGAATTGGAAAAAACATAA
- the omp85 gene encoding Omp85 family outer membrane protein produces the protein MYNSILRSFILLLFFSLVPSVFAQERAPRTDLPFDISEKKRLSERDFKNKKEGGYFTGLPLINSDPNVGIGYGARVLYFYNGNRTSPMFEYTPYRVRIFAQYFNTTKRAPYHQLSLDAPYIFDTKWRLRADLVYERNPNSLYFGLGEGTLQPLSYLERNDPNGRIRRNAPFSDYEDNLSFRRPGDAGVGEAPIVSDNKYNRYDIENPNFSTSGEYSFFGGTLRTVTGVRLSKQIIRRFDGVNNNAYLGPADGILGLLDVDRTFATPQGETKLTRDDKDGKVRGVNGGYTNTIRAGIVFDTRDFEPDPNRGLFLEYTHERSTKAIGSTSEFNKNLVSGRIFLSPVTWFTNKPPEILEKFVIAARGTMVQTNGDAPFYEYRNMWGTEVNQSGLGGRTTIRGYKQDRFVGQTMAYANFEVRWKFAEAEFGGQHFDFQLVPFYDVGRVWDRTEDANLKNYKHSRGIGLRIPWNQATVIYFDHAISNEDRQTFINFNHIF, from the coding sequence ATGTACAATTCTATTTTGAGAAGTTTTATACTTCTGTTATTTTTTTCCCTGGTACCGAGTGTTTTTGCGCAGGAGCGAGCACCCAGAACCGACCTTCCGTTCGACATCTCTGAAAAAAAGAGATTGAGTGAACGTGATTTTAAGAATAAAAAAGAGGGCGGTTACTTCACAGGGCTCCCTCTGATCAACTCAGATCCCAACGTCGGGATCGGTTATGGTGCCCGGGTGTTGTATTTTTACAACGGGAACCGAACTTCTCCGATGTTTGAATACACTCCGTATCGTGTCAGGATCTTTGCTCAGTATTTTAATACGACCAAACGGGCACCCTACCACCAATTGAGTTTGGATGCACCTTATATTTTTGACACCAAATGGCGGTTACGTGCAGATTTAGTTTACGAACGAAATCCGAATTCCTTATATTTTGGACTAGGGGAAGGAACTCTCCAACCTCTTTCTTATTTGGAACGGAACGATCCGAACGGCCGAATTCGTCGAAATGCCCCGTTTTCAGACTATGAAGATAATTTAAGTTTCAGAAGGCCAGGGGATGCGGGTGTTGGTGAAGCTCCCATAGTCAGTGATAATAAATACAATCGTTATGACATTGAAAACCCTAACTTCAGTACATCGGGTGAGTATTCCTTCTTTGGGGGTACACTTCGTACGGTCACTGGTGTTCGGTTATCAAAACAAATCATTCGTAGATTTGATGGTGTGAACAATAATGCTTACCTTGGGCCAGCCGATGGAATTTTAGGTCTACTAGATGTAGATCGTACGTTTGCCACACCACAAGGGGAAACCAAGTTGACTCGTGATGATAAAGATGGTAAAGTCCGTGGGGTTAACGGTGGTTATACAAACACAATCCGTGCTGGTATCGTGTTTGACACTCGTGATTTTGAGCCAGACCCAAACCGAGGATTGTTTTTAGAATACACTCACGAACGTTCCACAAAAGCAATTGGATCTACTTCTGAATTCAATAAGAACTTAGTATCTGGGCGTATTTTCTTAAGTCCTGTCACTTGGTTTACAAACAAACCTCCAGAAATTTTGGAAAAATTCGTGATCGCCGCTCGTGGAACCATGGTCCAAACGAATGGAGATGCACCCTTTTACGAATACCGTAACATGTGGGGAACAGAAGTAAACCAATCTGGTCTTGGTGGTAGAACTACCATTCGTGGTTACAAACAAGATCGATTTGTGGGCCAAACGATGGCTTATGCAAACTTCGAAGTTCGATGGAAATTTGCGGAAGCAGAATTTGGTGGACAACACTTTGATTTCCAACTCGTTCCTTTTTATGATGTAGGACGAGTTTGGGATCGCACCGAAGATGCAAATTTAAAAAACTACAAACACTCAAGGGGTATTGGACTTAGAATTCCTTGGAACCAAGCAACTGTTATCTATTTCGATCATGCGATTTCGAACGAAGATAGACAAACGTTTATCAACTTTAACCACATATTCTAG
- the lsa25 gene encoding surface adhesin Lsa25, with the protein MKILHSCFALLAFSFFINCEMKPVDDVYGLSPEETNQLFAGLIANQSLRDNGNGTITDVITNLIWQKCTHGQVYRAGFNDCLGAPQGSIYNPYDSNRAGAIQVAFCDSKTHACNSISFPQVLQGFSSIGILGTSELYAACQNSNFLGATWRVPTPIEFQRLVIPGRAATLQFFPSIQEEDYWTAWSNQDDLPGETAFAISFDRQSYGVQRSVVKTQRNYVRCVRQGP; encoded by the coding sequence ATGAAAATACTTCATTCCTGTTTTGCTCTTTTGGCTTTTTCTTTTTTCATCAACTGTGAGATGAAACCTGTAGACGATGTCTATGGATTAAGCCCAGAAGAAACCAACCAACTTTTCGCTGGACTCATCGCAAACCAAAGTTTGCGTGATAACGGCAACGGAACGATTACTGATGTGATCACCAATTTGATTTGGCAAAAGTGTACACATGGACAAGTGTATCGTGCTGGATTTAACGATTGTTTGGGGGCACCGCAAGGGTCCATTTACAATCCGTATGATTCCAATCGCGCAGGTGCGATCCAAGTTGCCTTTTGTGATTCCAAAACACATGCTTGTAATTCAATTTCCTTTCCTCAGGTCCTCCAAGGTTTTTCCTCGATTGGAATCTTGGGAACAAGTGAGTTATATGCGGCTTGTCAAAATAGCAACTTCTTAGGAGCAACTTGGCGAGTGCCAACTCCGATTGAATTCCAAAGGTTGGTCATTCCAGGTCGTGCCGCGACTTTACAATTTTTCCCTTCCATCCAGGAAGAGGACTATTGGACCGCATGGTCTAACCAAGATGATTTACCAGGGGAGACTGCATTTGCAATTTCCTTTGATCGTCAGTCCTATGGGGTCCAGCGGTCTGTCGTCAAAACCCAACGGAATTATGTCCGTTGTGTGAGACAAGGTCCGTAA